GGCCAACTGCATGTCCGCCAACCGCTGCGACACCAGCACCAGCGTCATCTGGCGGGAGGTGCGCGACGACCCCAACGCCACCGCCACCTCCATCAGCCCGGACCGCATCGGCGGCTGGGGCGTGCACCCTTCCAACGTCACGCTGTGGGCCAGCGACTACTCCCATCAGCTCCAGTGGAACTCCGGCGGCAACGTCTACGGCTGCTGGCAGTGAGCCACCCCGCGTCGCTCGAATCCACAAGGAGCCCTGGATGACTCCCACGCAACCCTCACGGTGGCTCAGACGCCGGACGTTCATGCTCGGACTGGGAATCGCGGCGCTGGTGGCCGGTGTGCTGCGCTCGAACGAGACGGACACGCCACCTGCTCCCGCTCCAGTCCTCGACAGCACTCCGATGCGCGCCGAGGTGCGAGCCGCCGCGGTATTGCCCTCGCGAACCGAGCACGCGCGGAGGCCCACCGCTGCGTCTCGCGTCCCCGCGCCCATCATCGACGCGGTGACGGTGGAGAAGCGGGAGGTCTGCTCCGGCGAGGACAACCTCATCAGCGTCCGCGCCCACTCGCCGGACGGAGACGACACCCATCTGCACGCCACCATCGGCGCGGGCAGCGGCATGCGTGTGCCCCTGCGGGTCTGGCGGATGGCGGATGGGACGTACGAGCTGCCCACCGTGACGGTGTTCGGCAAGGACAACATCGCCACCCAGGTGCGCGTGCCCCGGTACACGGTGAAGGACTGTGAGCCGGAGCGACAGGTGGACATCTTCTCCCGACGCGCGCCCAACACGGAGGAGGAGTTCGAGTTCCTCGCGCGCATCCTGGAGCGGCCCCGAGCCGGCGGCGCGCCCACGCCTTTCGCACCCGTGAGGTTCGTCTGGACCTTCGACGACCGGCACACCGTGACGACGAGCGCGCCCAGGGTGACACACTCGCTGCGCCCCGACCCGCTGCGGCCCGCGGCGCTGTACTCGCAGCACCTGGTGAAGGTGGAGGCGTTCGATGCGTCCGGGAGGAAGGTGGCGGGACGCTCCTCGCTCCAGCTCCTCGATACGACGTTCGAGAACTTCGCCAAGAAGGGCATCGTCACGGTGCTCGCGGTGGGCTCGCCGCGCTTCCCCGTGGAGGACGCCCAGGGCGTCGTCAGACAGACCTTCCAACTGTCCCACCGCTGGAAGCGTCCGGTGCGGCTGGAGCGGGTGACGGCGCTGCGCTCGCTCGTCCCCGAGGCCGAGGCACCGCCGCTTCCCGAGGACACCGCCGAGGTGAGCCTGGGCGTGGACCTGCTCCCCGTGGGCCAGGACGTGGAGGTCCCCGTGACGCTCGACACCCGCGCCGAGGCCTCGGTGACACACGTCACCTACCTCCTCGAGGGAACCACCGAGGATGGACATCCCGCGCGGGGGACCTTCTCCATCATGCGACCGCCGCCCCGCCCCACGCGCGAGAACAGCACCCCGGTGTTGGACCCGGTGCTGCTCGCGAAGGTCAAACGCGCGCGCGAGCTGCTCGGCCAGCCCTTCGTCACCGATGAGGACCTCTGGCGACTGGAGCGTGAGGGCCGCTTCAGTGACTTGAAGGTCCAACGCGAAGGCCCCTGAGGCCACGCCGTCCAGCCGGTGGGAGCGACCACTCCCACCCGCTCGGCGACCGGTGAGGTCCACGGCGCCCAAGGCCCGGAGCCGCCGTGCTCCGCTGGCGACGCATGCCCTCCCCACTCCTGTCACTGCTCCTGCTCGCGCTCGGTACGAGCGGGGCTGGCCCCACCGACACACCGTCGATGGAAGTCCCGTCGGAACAATCCCTGGAGCAACTGGAGCGGAGAATCCTCGGACGAGGCTGCGAGCCCCGACTCCTGGGCGACGCGAGCCACCGCTTCGTGGAGGCGCAGCTCCTGTGTGACGGACACCTGTCCTTCATCCTCGTCCAGAGGTCCCTCGCGGGGAGCCCCCTGCCCGAGACACCCAGGCGCATGAAGGCGCTCCTCGACGACGCCCTCACACGGGCCCGCGCGCCCTTCCTGCGGGACGGCGTCACCATCGTCCAGGGACATTCGCTTCCTCGCAGCGTGCTGTACCGGGGCTATGTCCTGTTGATGCTCGCCGGCATGGAGCGCGCGGGCGTGGCCGACGCGCGGAGCACCGCCCTGTTCGACGCGCTGGCCTCCCAGCTGGTCGAGGCGCTGGAGCGACAACTCCTGCTGCCCTCCTTCGGCAAGTCCATCTGGCCGTGTGACAGCGCGCCCGCCGCCGCGGGGCTGCTCCTGCACGGACGACTGCGTGGCGACGCGGCCTCGCTCGCGATGGGAGAGCGCCTCACCGCCCGACTGGTGGAGCTCGCGGCCCTGCCCTCGGGCTTTCCCACCAAGGTCGATGCGCGAGGCAAGCCCGTGGAGCCCCTGCCTCGCGGCACCACATTGGCGTGGACGGGCACCTTCCTGGCCCTGGGCTCGCACCCTTCCGCCGCCACCTTCACCTCCGCGCTGGTGAAGGGACACTGTGACTACCCAGGAGGTGCCCTGCTCCCCTTCGCAGCCTGCCGGGAATGGCCTCGCGGCGTGAAGGGCAAGGAGGACTCCGCCAGTGGTCCCCTGCTCCAGGGCGGCTACTCCGTGGGCGCCAGCGCCCTGGCCATCGCCGCCACGCGCCTGTCCCCGGAGCATCAGGACTGGCATGGGGACCTGCGCAACACCGCGCGGGAGATGGGCATCCGTCCGATGCTCGAAAAACCACATCAGCATCCACTGGAGGCCTCCCTCTACTGGTGGGGAACCACCGCGCGCCCCTGGTAGGCAATACGCCCCCATGTCGGCATTCCGCGCTTCGTTCAATGACAGACGACCGCCTCATCCCTCGGGACACAATCAGGATTAAGCCGATTTATAAGTCCATCCGTATCATTCGGGGAGACCCAGTGCAGGGGGATGAGCCATGAATCGACGCACGACAGCGATGACGCTGGCCATGGGTGGACTGGCATTGTTGGGAGGCTGTTCGAGCAGCCGGCCCACCTGCAGGGACGCGACGGCCACCGCCGCGCTCCTCGCGCCGCCCCAGGAGAAGTTCGTCGAGGTGAGCAAGAAGGTGCCGGGTGAGTACGTGGTGGTGCTCAAGGAGCCTGAGGCCAGCCTGGAGCCGCTCGCCGTGGCCCAGCTCACCCAGGGCCTCACCACGAAGTACGGAGGCGCCGCGTTCTCCGTGTACGAGCACACGGTGCGCGGCTTCGCCACGCGGATGACGGAGGAGCAGGCGCGCGCGCTGTCGCAGGACCCCGCCGTGGCCTTCGTCCAGGAGAACGGCGTGGTGTCCATCCGCGAGAGCCAGCCCAAGCCCACGTGGGGCATCGACCGGGTGGACCAGCGGCAGCTCCCGCTCGACAAGCTCTACATGTACAACGCCACCGGGCTGGGCGTGCACGTGTACATCCTGGACACCGGCGTGCGCTTCTCCCACAAGGAGTTCGGCGGCCGGGCCTCCGTCGGCTTCGACGCCATCGGCGACAGCATGAAGGGCAATGACTGCCATGGCCACGGCACGCACGTGGCGGGCACCGCCGCGGGCAGCTCCTACGGGCTGGCGCGGAACGCCACGGTGCACTCGGTCCGGGTGCTCGGCTGTGACGGCAGCGGCACCACGGCGGGCGTCATCGCGGGCGTGGACTGGGTGACGAAGAACCACCAGTCGCCCGCCGTGGCCAACATGAGCCTGGGCACCGACACGGACCCGGCGCTCGACGAGGCGGTGCGCCGCTCCATCGCGTCGGGCGTCGTCTACGTGCTCGCCGCCGGCAACGAGTCGGGTGATGCGTGCAAGCACTCTCCCGCCCGCGCGCCGGAGGCCATCACCGTGGCCGCCACGGACACGAGCGACAAGCGCGCCCACTTCTCCAACTACGGCGACTGCGTGGACGTCTTCGCGCCCGGCAACAAAATCACCTCCGCCTGGCACTACGGTGACTTCCAGACGCGCATCCTGAGCGGCACCTCCATGGCCGCGCCGCACGTGACGGGCGTGGCCGCGCTCTGGCTGGAGCTCAACCCCCAGGCCACCCCTGACGCCGTCGCCAGCGCGCTGTTCGAGAACGCCACCGAGGGCGAGGTGCGCAGCGCCGGTGAGTGCACGCCCAACCGCATGGCGTACTCGGGCTTCATCGGCGCCTTGCCGCTCAACCCCACGGTGAGCACCCCGCCTGGGCCCTCGCCGACGACGGTGAGCGGCGAAGGCGCGAAGTAGGAATCCGGCCGCGAGGACCCTCCCCCTCGCGGCCCCCGAGGGCCGGGCTCCGTCTCCACGGCGGAGTCCGGCCCTCGTCTTTCCAGCGCACGGGAGCCCCCGGTCAGGAAGCCGCGCCCGCCCGCGTCCCGCGAGCCACCCCGTCGGCCGCGCTCCCGCGTCCCACGAGGGCCCCGCGAGGAGCCCCACCATGGCCACGCTGAACATCACCTACGACGGCATGTCCGCGGACGTGCCGGTGGAGCTGGACCGCCCCGTCTCCGACGCCGACGTGCGCCGCATCGCCACGGAGATGGTGCGCTCGGGCGGCGTGCCCGGCCTGCACCTGGCGCACCTGCGCGAGGACGCGTTCCAGCACTTCATGGTGGACCGCTTCCGCGGCGCCCGGGGCGACGAGCGCATCTACCTGCGCCCCAAGGTTCCCTTCGGCGCGCGGTGAGGTGACGCCATGCGCATCGTCTTCTGTGGCGTGGGGGCCATCGGCTCGCAGGCGGCCGTGCTGTGCCGCAACCTGGAGGCCACGCTGGTGTTCATCGACTTCGACCGCGTGGAGTCCAAGAACCTGCTCGCGCAGGCCCACGTGAAGCCCTCCGTGGGGAAGAACAAGGCCGAGGCGCTCAAGCTCCAGCTCCTCAACCTGCACGGCGTGAAGGCGGAGTCCTTCGGCGTGCGCGTCACCCGCGACAACGTGGCGGCGCTGTGTGGCGGCGCGGACCTGGTGGTGGACTGCTTCGACAACCAGGACAGCCGCCTGCTGCTCTCCGCGTTCGCTCGGGAGGTGGGCAAGCCGCTGGTGCACGGCGCGGTGAGCGCGGATGGCACCTTCGGGCTGGTGCGCTGGGACGAGCGCTTCACGCCGGACGCCGAGGACACCGCCGGACAGGCCACCTGCGAGGGCGGCGCGCACCTGCCGCTGTTGGGGTTGCTGGCCGCGACGCTGGCTCGCGGCATCCAGGACTTCGTCAAGCACGGCACGCGACGCGACGCCCTGGTGAACCTGTCGGCCGTCATCCCCACCGCGGGAACGTGACGAGGCGCGGGGAAGACACGGCGGAGTCAGGGATGAAAATCCTCCGCCGTCAATTCCTCGCAAGCTCGTTGGAAGCGCAGCAACGCGGGTGTCGTCCAGCGGCAGGATGACGGTTTCCCATACCGTCGACACGGGTTCGAATCCCGTCGCCCGCTTCGCCTCACGCAGCAAACCCTACCGGGGTCGTCCAACCAGCAGGATGGCGGACTCTGACTCCGCAGATGCAGGTGCAAAGCCTGCCCCCGGTTCTCTTTCTTTCGGCACGCTCCATCGCGGTTGACCGCTTGCCCGCTCGCGACCGAAGAGCGAGCCTGCGCCGCATGGAGATGCATCAGGTCCGGTACTTCCTGGCGGTGTCGGAGACCCACAGCTTCACGCGCGCGGCGGAGCGTTGCCGCGTGTCCCAGCCCACGCTGACCGCCGCCATCAAGAAGCTGGAGGGCGAGCTGGGTGGGCCCCTGCTCCTGAGAGACAGGAGCGGCGCGAAGCTCACGCCCCTGGGCCGACGGGTGCTCCCCCGACTCCAACGCATCGAGGATGAGAACCGGAGCGTGGCGCTCATCGCGGAGAACCACCGTCGGTTGAAGCAGGTGCCCCTCCGCGTGGGCGTGCTGAACACCATCGGCCCCGCGCGGTTGGCCCGCGACCTGGCGGCGTTTCGCGTCGTCGCGCCCGGCGTGGAGGTCGAGCTCCGCATCGGCACGCGCGACACGGTGGTGCAGCAGTTGGAGGAGGCCGAGGTGGACCTCGTCATCACCCACGCCGCCGCGCCCACGCCGGACTGGTGCGTCGTCGCGCCTCTCTATGAAGAGCGCTACCTGGTCGTGCTCCCACCCGGACATCGCCTCGCCGCGCAGGACACCGTTCCCCTGGCGGCGTTGGCCGATGAACCCTACATCGACCGGCTCTCCTGCGAGATGCGCGAACAGGTCGGCGCGCTGTGCACGTCCCGCAAGGTGGCGCTGTACGCCAGCTATCGCACGGAACGCGAGGAGTGGGTGCAGAGCCTGGTCGCCGCGGGCGTGGGCTTCGCCTTCATGCCCGAGCACTCCATCCTGCACGCCCAGGGCTCCGCCACCGCGCGGCCGCTCGTCGACCCGGCGCTCCAGCGCACCGTGTCCCTGATGCGCTCGGGAGACCGGACCGCGCCTCCCGCGGCGAAGCTCTTCTGGCGCACGCTGCTGGACAGCGCGGGGCGCGCGCGTCCGGGAGCCTGAAG
The sequence above is drawn from the Myxococcus fulvus genome and encodes:
- a CDS encoding S8 family peptidase; this translates as MNRRTTAMTLAMGGLALLGGCSSSRPTCRDATATAALLAPPQEKFVEVSKKVPGEYVVVLKEPEASLEPLAVAQLTQGLTTKYGGAAFSVYEHTVRGFATRMTEEQARALSQDPAVAFVQENGVVSIRESQPKPTWGIDRVDQRQLPLDKLYMYNATGLGVHVYILDTGVRFSHKEFGGRASVGFDAIGDSMKGNDCHGHGTHVAGTAAGSSYGLARNATVHSVRVLGCDGSGTTAGVIAGVDWVTKNHQSPAVANMSLGTDTDPALDEAVRRSIASGVVYVLAAGNESGDACKHSPARAPEAITVAATDTSDKRAHFSNYGDCVDVFAPGNKITSAWHYGDFQTRILSGTSMAAPHVTGVAALWLELNPQATPDAVASALFENATEGEVRSAGECTPNRMAYSGFIGALPLNPTVSTPPGPSPTTVSGEGAK
- a CDS encoding HesA/MoeB/ThiF family protein, whose translation is MRIVFCGVGAIGSQAAVLCRNLEATLVFIDFDRVESKNLLAQAHVKPSVGKNKAEALKLQLLNLHGVKAESFGVRVTRDNVAALCGGADLVVDCFDNQDSRLLLSAFAREVGKPLVHGAVSADGTFGLVRWDERFTPDAEDTAGQATCEGGAHLPLLGLLAATLARGIQDFVKHGTRRDALVNLSAVIPTAGT
- a CDS encoding LysR family transcriptional regulator, whose translation is MEMHQVRYFLAVSETHSFTRAAERCRVSQPTLTAAIKKLEGELGGPLLLRDRSGAKLTPLGRRVLPRLQRIEDENRSVALIAENHRRLKQVPLRVGVLNTIGPARLARDLAAFRVVAPGVEVELRIGTRDTVVQQLEEAEVDLVITHAAAPTPDWCVVAPLYEERYLVVLPPGHRLAAQDTVPLAALADEPYIDRLSCEMREQVGALCTSRKVALYASYRTEREEWVQSLVAAGVGFAFMPEHSILHAQGSATARPLVDPALQRTVSLMRSGDRTAPPAAKLFWRTLLDSAGRARPGA